The following are from one region of the Halictus rubicundus isolate RS-2024b chromosome 15, iyHalRubi1_principal, whole genome shotgun sequence genome:
- the LOC143361233 gene encoding GPI ethanolamine phosphate transferase 1-like isoform X3: MSNNYAFVTWGFVMHSIILWGVLDVNFHSPIVQDLPSVEVLENAPAKRLVLFVADGLRFRTFIEAPPNFLKHVMVNKGVWGVSHTRMPTESRPGIVAICAGLYEDPSAIFKGWKENPVDFDSVFNRSRLSWAWGSPDVVPIFTKGAKENIRGESYPPEWQDFDIMKGQIWRLDAWVFDKYMEWLRGEADKVKHSDRIILFLHLLGCDTTGHAAKPHSREYTDNMNYVDRKIEEVVQMTESVFKDNATAYIFTADHGMTDWGSHGSGSIDETETPLVAWGAGIDHFNSRQDVEQIDITPLISNLIGASVPTNSEGVLPWQYLNASNLEYTNDALLSNLKQLTHQVKANREIICEDSSLMDQRVTQLYNKISALEKRLETNNLRKRFDETINTIKLAKESLLYFRQYQRSRLLIYLSTMWLGWIVLLFLKIAGTERSHINRVILLVADIALVCILVIIFVLYKVSDCRNWRPPCYATIAITSLWLAIRSIIRNSINLRIENDTRLWSEITGIILLLATMFMGLTYRSVLSIGMICTAIIQKILMKDAPYLFWTALFLAAFPLLPVVEPHPRVYIVLSSICLMNVLVIFKIKSHSRKVAEIFRLIITGLIYLEFIDGRSWISWLLLFITPLHICATSTEFKTRIHEVVVGFFCPLVLLSASYEPLFFILLGVHLSNWPRNNKYSSQYYRRTDSSITVEELLKAAIIMLYTLLSFFGTGNMASISSFNPSWTRHFVTVFSPFVMFSLILFKISVPLMLVGCASHIIGSSNIFLAVLLLGDCLSLPLVYCVTPQGSWLDIGSAISRFTIAISLPCLLLLLYYLSYPLMTFSLYKFTLPVLLEKKHIV; encoded by the exons ATGAGCAACAATTACGCATTTGTAACATGGGGTTTTGTGATGCATTCAATTATTCTATGGGGTGTGCTCGACGTGAATTTCCATTCGCCTATTGTACAAGACTTACCAAGCGTAGAGGTTTTGGAAAATGCGCCGGCAAAAAGATTAGTTTTATTTGTGGCTGACGGTTTAAGATTCAGAACATTCATCGAGGCTCCGCCAAACTTCCTCAA ACACGTCATGGTAAATAAAGGTGTTTGGGGTGTGTCTCATACACGTATGCCCACGGAATCGAGGCCAGGTATTGTCGCAATTTGTGCTGGATTATACGAAGATCCGAGCGCCATTTTTAAAGGTTGGAAAGAGAATCCTGTTGACTTTGACTCTGTTTTTAATCGAAGCCGTCTTTCATGGGCATGGGGAAGTCCTGATGTTGTACCTATCTTTACAAAAG GTGCAAAAGAAAACATACGAGGAGAGAGCTATCCACCCGAGTGGCAGGATTTTGACATAATGAAGGGACAAATTTGGCGTTTAGATGCCTGGGTATTCGACAAGTACATGGAATGGCTTCGGGGAGAAGCTGACAAAGTGAAACATTCGGATCGTATTATCCTGTTCCTACATCTTCTCGGATGCGATACTACAGGTCATGCAGCGAAACCTCATTCTAG AGAATACACTGACAACATGAACTATGTTGATCGGAAAATAGAGGAAGTTGTACAAATGACAGAGAGTGTTTTTAAAGATAATGCCACAGCATACATTTTCACAGCTGATCATGGAATGACTGATTGGGGATCACATGGAAGTGGTTCCATAGATGAAACAGAAACTCCGTTAGTTGCTTGGGGAGCTGGAATTGATCATTTTAATTCTAGACAGGATGTAGAACAAATAGATATTACGCCGCTGATATCTAATTTGATTGGTGCATCTGTTCCTACTAATAGCGAA GGTGTTTTACCATGGCAATATTTAAATGCCTCAAATCTGGAATATACAAATGATGCTTTACTAAGTAATTTGAAACAATTGACTCACCAAGTGAAAGCAAATCGTGAAATTATCTGCGAAGATAGCAGTCTCATGGATCAGAGAGTAACACAACTGTACAACAAAATCTCTGCTTTAGAGAAGCGCCTTGAAACaaataatttaagaaaaagGTTTGATGAAACAATCAACACCATTAAGCTAGCTAAAGAATCGTTATTATATTTCCGTCAATACCAAAGATCACggttattaatatatttatccACAATGTGGTTAGGGTGGATAGTGCTATTGTTTCTCAAAATAGCTGGAACTGAACGATCGCATATCAATCGTGTTATTTTATTAGTCGCAGATATTGCACTTGTGTGCATTCTAGTCATCATATTCGTTCTCTATAAAG TTTCAGACTGCAGAAACTGGAGACCACCCTGTTATGCAACTATAGCTATAACATCCCTTTGGTTAGCTATTAGAAGCATAATTCggaattcaataaatttaagaaTTGAGAATGATACCCGTTTGTGGTCGGAGATTACaggaataatattattattagcaACAATGTTCATGGGATTAACGTACAGGTCCGTTTTAAGTATAGGAATGATATGCACTGCAATTATACAGAAAATCTTGATGAAAGATGCTCCGTATTTGTTTTGGACCGCTTTATTCCTAGCAGCTTTTCCATTGTTACCTGTTGTAGAACCCCATCCCCGAGTTTACATTGT ACTTTCCAGTATATGCCTTATGAATGTACTggtaattttcaaaatcaagTCACATTCCAGAAAAGTAGCGGAAATTTTCCGACTAATAATCACCGGTTTGATATACTTAGAATTCATAGATGGCAGAAGTTGGATATCATGGCTGCTCTTATTCATAACGCCGTTACATATTTGCGCAACTTCGACGGAATTCAAAACGAGAATACACGAAGTAGTCGTGGGCTTTTTCTGTCCGCTTGTTTTATTATCGGCATCTTACGAACCACTGTTTTTCATACTGCTCGGAGTGCATTTGTCTAATTGGCctcgaaataataaatattctagTCAGTATTACCGAAGAACCGATTCATCTATAACAGTGGAAGAATTACTGAAGGCAGCGATCATT ATGTTATATACATTATTGAGCTTTTTTGGGACTGGCAACATGGCGAGTATCAGCTCGTTCAACCCATCCTGGACCCGTCACTTTGTCACAGTGTTCTCGCCGTTCGTGATGTTCTCGTTAATACTTTTCAAGATTAGCGTACCTTTAATGTTGGTTGGATGCGCCAGTCACATAATAGGATCATCGAACATTTTCTTGGCAGTACTCTTGCTAGGAGATTGCCTGTCATTACCACTCGTATACTGTGTTACTCCTCAAGGAAGTTGGTTGGATATTGGTAGCGCTATCAGTAGATTCACAATCGCGATATCTCTTCCATGCCTTTTATTGTTGTTGTATTATTTATCGTATCCACTTATGACATTTTCCTTATATAAATTTACACTTCCCGTGCTTTTAGAGAAAAAGcatattgtataa
- the LOC143361233 gene encoding GPI ethanolamine phosphate transferase 1-like isoform X1: MNEVGPSLVTTYAFKNGREYIVKTKVTAFKGCQKNLELTVTDKHTGENWQSSYEAAYIENLTHKTGNYKHFDVFIAMLQSGLLKTSESITLDLLTFEDLELLRMRRLERNSCSSLSNATNNRRYLILTYTVEFDRIHYPLPLEYCGLPDPIILQATIKRLQVEIEKLQHTGANKHLHKRIEHLTIANQKLVQENQRLLNGGNLTHVMVNKGVWGVSHTRMPTESRPGIVAICAGLYEDPSAIFKGWKENPVDFDSVFNRSRLSWAWGSPDVVPIFTKGAKENIRGESYPPEWQDFDIMKGQIWRLDAWVFDKYMEWLRGEADKVKHSDRIILFLHLLGCDTTGHAAKPHSREYTDNMNYVDRKIEEVVQMTESVFKDNATAYIFTADHGMTDWGSHGSGSIDETETPLVAWGAGIDHFNSRQDVEQIDITPLISNLIGASVPTNSEGVLPWQYLNASNLEYTNDALLSNLKQLTHQVKANREIICEDSSLMDQRVTQLYNKISALEKRLETNNLRKRFDETINTIKLAKESLLYFRQYQRSRLLIYLSTMWLGWIVLLFLKIAGTERSHINRVILLVADIALVCILVIIFVLYKVSDCRNWRPPCYATIAITSLWLAIRSIIRNSINLRIENDTRLWSEITGIILLLATMFMGLTYRSVLSIGMICTAIIQKILMKDAPYLFWTALFLAAFPLLPVVEPHPRVYIVLSSICLMNVLVIFKIKSHSRKVAEIFRLIITGLIYLEFIDGRSWISWLLLFITPLHICATSTEFKTRIHEVVVGFFCPLVLLSASYEPLFFILLGVHLSNWPRNNKYSSQYYRRTDSSITVEELLKAAIIMLYTLLSFFGTGNMASISSFNPSWTRHFVTVFSPFVMFSLILFKISVPLMLVGCASHIIGSSNIFLAVLLLGDCLSLPLVYCVTPQGSWLDIGSAISRFTIAISLPCLLLLLYYLSYPLMTFSLYKFTLPVLLEKKHIV, encoded by the exons ATGAACGAAGTTGGTCCGTCGTTAGTGACAACTTACGCGTTCAAAAATGGTAGAGAATACATTGTCAAGACGAAAGTGACAGCTTTCAAAGGATGCCAGAAAAACTTGGAGCTCACTGTCACCGATAAACACACCGGCGAAAATTGGCAGTCCTCTTACGAAGCTGCAT atatcgaaaatTTGACACACAAAACCGGCAATTACAAGCATTTCGATGTATTCATTGCTATGCTGCAATCTGGATTATTGAAA ACTAGCGAATCTATAACCTTGGATCTCCTCACGTTCGAAGATCTAGAACTCTTACGTATGCGTAGACTTGAACGTAATTCCTGCTCAAGTTTGAGTAATGCGACAAACAATCGTCGGTACCTTATACTAACTTACACGGTAGAGTTCGACCG aattcaTTATCCATTGCCTTTGGAGTACTGTGGTCTACCTGATCCTATAATACTACAAGCTACTATTAAGAGATTACAAgtcgaaattgaaaagttacAGCACACAGGAGCGAACAAACATCTCCATAAACGTATTGAACACCTAACAATTGCCAATCAAAAACTAGTTCAAGAAAATCAAAGACTTTTGAATGGAGGTAATTTAAC ACACGTCATGGTAAATAAAGGTGTTTGGGGTGTGTCTCATACACGTATGCCCACGGAATCGAGGCCAGGTATTGTCGCAATTTGTGCTGGATTATACGAAGATCCGAGCGCCATTTTTAAAGGTTGGAAAGAGAATCCTGTTGACTTTGACTCTGTTTTTAATCGAAGCCGTCTTTCATGGGCATGGGGAAGTCCTGATGTTGTACCTATCTTTACAAAAG GTGCAAAAGAAAACATACGAGGAGAGAGCTATCCACCCGAGTGGCAGGATTTTGACATAATGAAGGGACAAATTTGGCGTTTAGATGCCTGGGTATTCGACAAGTACATGGAATGGCTTCGGGGAGAAGCTGACAAAGTGAAACATTCGGATCGTATTATCCTGTTCCTACATCTTCTCGGATGCGATACTACAGGTCATGCAGCGAAACCTCATTCTAG AGAATACACTGACAACATGAACTATGTTGATCGGAAAATAGAGGAAGTTGTACAAATGACAGAGAGTGTTTTTAAAGATAATGCCACAGCATACATTTTCACAGCTGATCATGGAATGACTGATTGGGGATCACATGGAAGTGGTTCCATAGATGAAACAGAAACTCCGTTAGTTGCTTGGGGAGCTGGAATTGATCATTTTAATTCTAGACAGGATGTAGAACAAATAGATATTACGCCGCTGATATCTAATTTGATTGGTGCATCTGTTCCTACTAATAGCGAA GGTGTTTTACCATGGCAATATTTAAATGCCTCAAATCTGGAATATACAAATGATGCTTTACTAAGTAATTTGAAACAATTGACTCACCAAGTGAAAGCAAATCGTGAAATTATCTGCGAAGATAGCAGTCTCATGGATCAGAGAGTAACACAACTGTACAACAAAATCTCTGCTTTAGAGAAGCGCCTTGAAACaaataatttaagaaaaagGTTTGATGAAACAATCAACACCATTAAGCTAGCTAAAGAATCGTTATTATATTTCCGTCAATACCAAAGATCACggttattaatatatttatccACAATGTGGTTAGGGTGGATAGTGCTATTGTTTCTCAAAATAGCTGGAACTGAACGATCGCATATCAATCGTGTTATTTTATTAGTCGCAGATATTGCACTTGTGTGCATTCTAGTCATCATATTCGTTCTCTATAAAG TTTCAGACTGCAGAAACTGGAGACCACCCTGTTATGCAACTATAGCTATAACATCCCTTTGGTTAGCTATTAGAAGCATAATTCggaattcaataaatttaagaaTTGAGAATGATACCCGTTTGTGGTCGGAGATTACaggaataatattattattagcaACAATGTTCATGGGATTAACGTACAGGTCCGTTTTAAGTATAGGAATGATATGCACTGCAATTATACAGAAAATCTTGATGAAAGATGCTCCGTATTTGTTTTGGACCGCTTTATTCCTAGCAGCTTTTCCATTGTTACCTGTTGTAGAACCCCATCCCCGAGTTTACATTGT ACTTTCCAGTATATGCCTTATGAATGTACTggtaattttcaaaatcaagTCACATTCCAGAAAAGTAGCGGAAATTTTCCGACTAATAATCACCGGTTTGATATACTTAGAATTCATAGATGGCAGAAGTTGGATATCATGGCTGCTCTTATTCATAACGCCGTTACATATTTGCGCAACTTCGACGGAATTCAAAACGAGAATACACGAAGTAGTCGTGGGCTTTTTCTGTCCGCTTGTTTTATTATCGGCATCTTACGAACCACTGTTTTTCATACTGCTCGGAGTGCATTTGTCTAATTGGCctcgaaataataaatattctagTCAGTATTACCGAAGAACCGATTCATCTATAACAGTGGAAGAATTACTGAAGGCAGCGATCATT ATGTTATATACATTATTGAGCTTTTTTGGGACTGGCAACATGGCGAGTATCAGCTCGTTCAACCCATCCTGGACCCGTCACTTTGTCACAGTGTTCTCGCCGTTCGTGATGTTCTCGTTAATACTTTTCAAGATTAGCGTACCTTTAATGTTGGTTGGATGCGCCAGTCACATAATAGGATCATCGAACATTTTCTTGGCAGTACTCTTGCTAGGAGATTGCCTGTCATTACCACTCGTATACTGTGTTACTCCTCAAGGAAGTTGGTTGGATATTGGTAGCGCTATCAGTAGATTCACAATCGCGATATCTCTTCCATGCCTTTTATTGTTGTTGTATTATTTATCGTATCCACTTATGACATTTTCCTTATATAAATTTACACTTCCCGTGCTTTTAGAGAAAAAGcatattgtataa
- the LOC143361233 gene encoding GPI ethanolamine phosphate transferase 1-like isoform X2, whose product MRRLERNSCSSLSNATNNRRYLILTYTVEFDRIHYPLPLEYCGLPDPIILQATIKRLQVEIEKLQHTGANKHLHKRIEHLTIANQKLVQENQRLLNGGNLTHVMVNKGVWGVSHTRMPTESRPGIVAICAGLYEDPSAIFKGWKENPVDFDSVFNRSRLSWAWGSPDVVPIFTKGAKENIRGESYPPEWQDFDIMKGQIWRLDAWVFDKYMEWLRGEADKVKHSDRIILFLHLLGCDTTGHAAKPHSREYTDNMNYVDRKIEEVVQMTESVFKDNATAYIFTADHGMTDWGSHGSGSIDETETPLVAWGAGIDHFNSRQDVEQIDITPLISNLIGASVPTNSEGVLPWQYLNASNLEYTNDALLSNLKQLTHQVKANREIICEDSSLMDQRVTQLYNKISALEKRLETNNLRKRFDETINTIKLAKESLLYFRQYQRSRLLIYLSTMWLGWIVLLFLKIAGTERSHINRVILLVADIALVCILVIIFVLYKVSDCRNWRPPCYATIAITSLWLAIRSIIRNSINLRIENDTRLWSEITGIILLLATMFMGLTYRSVLSIGMICTAIIQKILMKDAPYLFWTALFLAAFPLLPVVEPHPRVYIVLSSICLMNVLVIFKIKSHSRKVAEIFRLIITGLIYLEFIDGRSWISWLLLFITPLHICATSTEFKTRIHEVVVGFFCPLVLLSASYEPLFFILLGVHLSNWPRNNKYSSQYYRRTDSSITVEELLKAAIIMLYTLLSFFGTGNMASISSFNPSWTRHFVTVFSPFVMFSLILFKISVPLMLVGCASHIIGSSNIFLAVLLLGDCLSLPLVYCVTPQGSWLDIGSAISRFTIAISLPCLLLLLYYLSYPLMTFSLYKFTLPVLLEKKHIV is encoded by the exons ATGCGTAGACTTGAACGTAATTCCTGCTCAAGTTTGAGTAATGCGACAAACAATCGTCGGTACCTTATACTAACTTACACGGTAGAGTTCGACCG aattcaTTATCCATTGCCTTTGGAGTACTGTGGTCTACCTGATCCTATAATACTACAAGCTACTATTAAGAGATTACAAgtcgaaattgaaaagttacAGCACACAGGAGCGAACAAACATCTCCATAAACGTATTGAACACCTAACAATTGCCAATCAAAAACTAGTTCAAGAAAATCAAAGACTTTTGAATGGAGGTAATTTAAC ACACGTCATGGTAAATAAAGGTGTTTGGGGTGTGTCTCATACACGTATGCCCACGGAATCGAGGCCAGGTATTGTCGCAATTTGTGCTGGATTATACGAAGATCCGAGCGCCATTTTTAAAGGTTGGAAAGAGAATCCTGTTGACTTTGACTCTGTTTTTAATCGAAGCCGTCTTTCATGGGCATGGGGAAGTCCTGATGTTGTACCTATCTTTACAAAAG GTGCAAAAGAAAACATACGAGGAGAGAGCTATCCACCCGAGTGGCAGGATTTTGACATAATGAAGGGACAAATTTGGCGTTTAGATGCCTGGGTATTCGACAAGTACATGGAATGGCTTCGGGGAGAAGCTGACAAAGTGAAACATTCGGATCGTATTATCCTGTTCCTACATCTTCTCGGATGCGATACTACAGGTCATGCAGCGAAACCTCATTCTAG AGAATACACTGACAACATGAACTATGTTGATCGGAAAATAGAGGAAGTTGTACAAATGACAGAGAGTGTTTTTAAAGATAATGCCACAGCATACATTTTCACAGCTGATCATGGAATGACTGATTGGGGATCACATGGAAGTGGTTCCATAGATGAAACAGAAACTCCGTTAGTTGCTTGGGGAGCTGGAATTGATCATTTTAATTCTAGACAGGATGTAGAACAAATAGATATTACGCCGCTGATATCTAATTTGATTGGTGCATCTGTTCCTACTAATAGCGAA GGTGTTTTACCATGGCAATATTTAAATGCCTCAAATCTGGAATATACAAATGATGCTTTACTAAGTAATTTGAAACAATTGACTCACCAAGTGAAAGCAAATCGTGAAATTATCTGCGAAGATAGCAGTCTCATGGATCAGAGAGTAACACAACTGTACAACAAAATCTCTGCTTTAGAGAAGCGCCTTGAAACaaataatttaagaaaaagGTTTGATGAAACAATCAACACCATTAAGCTAGCTAAAGAATCGTTATTATATTTCCGTCAATACCAAAGATCACggttattaatatatttatccACAATGTGGTTAGGGTGGATAGTGCTATTGTTTCTCAAAATAGCTGGAACTGAACGATCGCATATCAATCGTGTTATTTTATTAGTCGCAGATATTGCACTTGTGTGCATTCTAGTCATCATATTCGTTCTCTATAAAG TTTCAGACTGCAGAAACTGGAGACCACCCTGTTATGCAACTATAGCTATAACATCCCTTTGGTTAGCTATTAGAAGCATAATTCggaattcaataaatttaagaaTTGAGAATGATACCCGTTTGTGGTCGGAGATTACaggaataatattattattagcaACAATGTTCATGGGATTAACGTACAGGTCCGTTTTAAGTATAGGAATGATATGCACTGCAATTATACAGAAAATCTTGATGAAAGATGCTCCGTATTTGTTTTGGACCGCTTTATTCCTAGCAGCTTTTCCATTGTTACCTGTTGTAGAACCCCATCCCCGAGTTTACATTGT ACTTTCCAGTATATGCCTTATGAATGTACTggtaattttcaaaatcaagTCACATTCCAGAAAAGTAGCGGAAATTTTCCGACTAATAATCACCGGTTTGATATACTTAGAATTCATAGATGGCAGAAGTTGGATATCATGGCTGCTCTTATTCATAACGCCGTTACATATTTGCGCAACTTCGACGGAATTCAAAACGAGAATACACGAAGTAGTCGTGGGCTTTTTCTGTCCGCTTGTTTTATTATCGGCATCTTACGAACCACTGTTTTTCATACTGCTCGGAGTGCATTTGTCTAATTGGCctcgaaataataaatattctagTCAGTATTACCGAAGAACCGATTCATCTATAACAGTGGAAGAATTACTGAAGGCAGCGATCATT ATGTTATATACATTATTGAGCTTTTTTGGGACTGGCAACATGGCGAGTATCAGCTCGTTCAACCCATCCTGGACCCGTCACTTTGTCACAGTGTTCTCGCCGTTCGTGATGTTCTCGTTAATACTTTTCAAGATTAGCGTACCTTTAATGTTGGTTGGATGCGCCAGTCACATAATAGGATCATCGAACATTTTCTTGGCAGTACTCTTGCTAGGAGATTGCCTGTCATTACCACTCGTATACTGTGTTACTCCTCAAGGAAGTTGGTTGGATATTGGTAGCGCTATCAGTAGATTCACAATCGCGATATCTCTTCCATGCCTTTTATTGTTGTTGTATTATTTATCGTATCCACTTATGACATTTTCCTTATATAAATTTACACTTCCCGTGCTTTTAGAGAAAAAGcatattgtataa
- the LOC143361240 gene encoding optic atrophy 3 protein homolog, with protein sequence MVVGVFPALKLGVLFVKQISKPIAKFLVSQAKNHPVFRTYFIIPPAQFYHWAEVKAKMYVMNLGKPTKVAKLNEAMAIELGANLMGEVLIFSVAGGCLVLEYNRQATKEAKREEARIEQVQKFTDDIEKLNTITSQQKAEIRYLQEAIESLSNYTKHKLPPKPITPETSNSTGQLNEKQNTNTNTSMIMQNNEQSLVEKAIVYYQNDVRADKLK encoded by the exons ATGGTAGTGGGTGTTTTTCCGGCTCTCAAATTGGGAGTGTTGTTTGTTAAACAAATTAGTAAACCAATAGCGAAATTTCTTGTTAGTCAAGCGAAAAATCATCCTGTATTTAGAACATATTTTATCATACCTCCGGCGCAGT TTTATCACTGGGCCGAAGTAAAAGCTAAAATGTATGTAATGAACCTTGGTAAACCCACGAAGGTTGCTAAGCTGAACGAAGCTATGGCAATAGAATTAGGAGCAAATCTGATGGGCGAAGTACTCATTTTCAGTGTTGCTGGTGGTTGCTTAGTATTAGAGTATAATCGTCAAGCGACAAAAGAAGCTAAAAGAGAGGAAGCACGCATCGAACAAGTACAAAAATTTACTGATGATATTGAAAAGTTGAATACAATTACGTCTCAACAAAAAGCCGAGATACGGTATTTACAAGAAGCTATCGAATCTTTATCGAACTATACAAAACACAAATTGCCACCAAAACCTATAACACCAGAAACTAGCAATTCAACTGGCCAATTGAATGAGAAacaaaatacaaatacaaacaCAAGTATGATAATGCAGAATAATGAACAGTCATTAGTCGAGAAAGCTATAGTATATTATCAGAACGATGTAAGAGCAGACAAACTCAAGTAA